One window of the Acinetobacter equi genome contains the following:
- a CDS encoding helix-turn-helix transcriptional regulator, translating into MSTQEKETSNTLYRQWQILSRLSTGKWMGTRELQEILQREGIDISLRTIQRDLNQISQRFPIENNGTVPQGWRWRSDAPIQSLPHMTSSQAVTFMMVEEHLNHLLPPSLIEEMTPWFDLARRSLSNQNNVRQWINRVRIVPATQPLIPPLVERTAQQAIYEGLLQDKQLECTYQPRISISSEEKTYILNPLALVQKGAVIYLICTRFDKTDIQTFALHRFKSAKVLESRALHPVDFNIDKYIESGALGFRVDYSRPTENIQIKLTMSEHDSTYFEECQLSTDQTIIKQDDGLMIVSATVPYTSQLVWWLRGFGKIIQNIEPLFLFNVVKEIED; encoded by the coding sequence ATGTCAACCCAAGAAAAAGAAACATCTAATACCTTATATCGTCAGTGGCAAATTTTGTCCCGACTTTCTACAGGGAAATGGATGGGAACAAGAGAATTACAAGAAATTTTGCAACGTGAAGGCATTGACATTAGTCTTCGAACAATTCAACGTGATTTAAATCAAATTTCCCAACGTTTTCCGATTGAAAATAATGGTACCGTTCCACAGGGTTGGCGCTGGAGATCAGATGCCCCTATTCAAAGCCTACCTCATATGACCAGCTCTCAAGCAGTTACATTCATGATGGTGGAGGAACATTTAAATCACTTACTACCACCAAGTTTAATTGAAGAAATGACGCCATGGTTTGACTTAGCACGTCGTAGCCTTTCCAATCAAAATAACGTACGTCAATGGATTAATAGAGTTAGAATTGTTCCAGCGACTCAGCCCTTAATTCCACCTTTAGTTGAAAGAACTGCGCAACAAGCAATTTACGAAGGTTTGTTACAAGATAAACAATTAGAATGTACTTACCAACCTCGTATTTCTATTTCATCCGAAGAAAAAACATATATCTTAAATCCGCTTGCGCTTGTACAAAAAGGTGCTGTTATATATTTAATATGCACGCGTTTTGATAAAACAGATATCCAAACTTTTGCATTACATCGTTTTAAATCTGCGAAAGTTCTTGAATCTAGAGCTTTACATCCTGTCGATTTTAACATTGATAAATATATCGAATCTGGTGCACTCGGTTTCAGAGTCGACTATTCAAGACCCACCGAAAATATTCAGATTAAACTCACCATGAGCGAACATGATTCAACCTATTTTGAAGAATGCCAACTCAGTACAGATCAAACAATTATTAAACAAGATGATGGCTTAATGATTGTTTCAGCAACAGTGCCTTATACGTCCCAATTAGTATGGTGGTTACGAGGTTTTGGAAAAATTATTCAAAATATTGAACCTTTATTTCTATTCAATGTAGTCAAAGAAATTGAAGATTAG
- a CDS encoding pyruvate, water dikinase regulatory protein: MSDDKQIKRSVFFISDGTAITAETLGHSLLAQFPHVDFDIHIIPYINTEEAATAVVAEINARSQLDGQQPLVFDTLVDQDVRDIINTANAVNLDVFEGLIERLSTELGTKPTTLVGQTHAVTNAESYKARIDAVHFALDNDDGARTRHYDKADLILIGVSRSGKTPTAIYLSLQFGIRVANYPLTEEDLDDNRLPAVLRPHKNKLFGLMIDSERLVAIRTERKAGSRYASFNQCQMELRAIEGIYISEGIKYLNVSEMSIEEISTRIIQMTGLKRRIN, encoded by the coding sequence ATGTCGGATGACAAACAAATTAAGCGGAGTGTTTTTTTTATTTCTGATGGTACTGCCATTACGGCTGAAACCCTTGGACACTCACTGTTAGCACAGTTTCCGCATGTCGATTTCGACATTCATATTATTCCTTATATCAATACTGAAGAGGCTGCCACAGCTGTTGTGGCTGAAATTAATGCACGTTCACAGTTAGATGGTCAGCAACCCTTGGTATTTGATACTTTAGTTGATCAAGATGTTCGAGATATTATTAATACAGCAAATGCTGTGAATCTTGATGTATTTGAAGGACTTATAGAGAGATTGTCTACAGAGCTTGGAACCAAGCCTACAACTTTAGTCGGGCAAACACATGCTGTGACGAATGCTGAATCATATAAAGCGCGTATTGATGCAGTACATTTTGCTTTAGATAACGATGATGGTGCACGTACACGCCATTATGATAAGGCTGATTTGATTCTCATCGGGGTGTCTCGTTCAGGAAAAACACCAACAGCAATTTATCTTTCTTTACAATTTGGTATACGTGTAGCGAACTATCCATTAACAGAAGAAGACCTTGATGATAACCGTTTACCAGCAGTATTAAGACCACATAAAAATAAACTATTTGGATTGATGATTGACTCTGAACGCCTTGTGGCTATTCGTACAGAGCGAAAAGCAGGAAGTCGCTATGCGAGTTTTAACCAATGTCAAATGGAGCTTCGAGCTATTGAAGGAATTTATATTTCTGAAGGCATTAAATATTTAAATGTCTCTGAAATGTCCATCGAGGAAATCTCAACACGTATTATTCAAATGACAGGTCTCAAACGTCGTATTAACTAA
- the ppsA gene encoding phosphoenolpyruvate synthase, which yields MEARVIGLEKLGKNDVELVGGKNSSLGEMISHLSNAGVSVPGGFATTAAAYREFLEQSGLNAKINAELAALNVDDVNALAETGAKIRQWIVDTPLTAELEKEIRAAFESLSNGNPDIAVAVRSSATAEDLPDASFAGQQETFLNIRGIDNVLIAIKEVFASLYNDRAISYRVHQNFAHDVVALSAGVQRMVRSETGAAGVMFTLDTESGFRDAVFITASYGLGEMVVQGAVNPDEFYVSKPLLNAGKHAVLRRNLGSKHQKMVYGEEGAAGKSVVVVDVEKADRQQFALNDQEIQELAKQALIIEKHYGSPMDIEWAKDGDDGLIYIVQARPETVKSRENVGTMERYLLKQKGTVICEGRSIGQRIGSGRVRIVTSIKEMDKVQDGDVLVSDMTDPDWEPVMKRAAAIITNRGGRTCHAAIIARELGVPAIVGCGNATEILVDGQEVTVSCAEGDTGFIYEGSLDFEIQKNSVESMPKLPFKIMMNVGNPDRAFDFAQIPNEGIGLARLEFIINRMIGVHPKALLNIDSLPRETRAAVMARTAGYASPIEFYVEKLVEGISTLAAAFADKPVIVRMSDFKSNEYANLIGGKLYEPEEENPMLGFRGASRYVSDNFRDCFELECRALKKVRDEMGLTNVQIMIPFVRTVAEAKRVIELLALNGLKRGENGLKVIMMCELPTNALLAEQFLEHFDGFSIGSNDLTQLTLGLDRDSGIVSHLFDERDAAVKVLLSMAIQACRKAGKYVGICGQGPSDHPDLAKWLMEQGIESVSLNPDSVLDTWFFLSEKNTQQA from the coding sequence TTGGAAGCGCGCGTAATTGGTCTAGAAAAATTAGGGAAGAATGATGTTGAACTAGTTGGTGGGAAAAACTCATCACTAGGAGAGATGATCAGTCACTTATCAAATGCTGGTGTTTCGGTACCTGGAGGCTTTGCAACAACAGCTGCTGCATATCGTGAATTTCTCGAGCAGAGTGGCCTAAACGCTAAAATTAATGCAGAACTAGCAGCATTGAATGTCGATGATGTGAATGCTCTAGCTGAAACTGGCGCAAAAATTCGTCAATGGATTGTAGATACTCCGCTTACAGCAGAATTAGAAAAAGAAATTCGTGCTGCATTCGAATCATTATCTAACGGCAACCCTGACATCGCGGTTGCCGTTCGTTCATCTGCAACAGCAGAAGATCTTCCAGATGCATCTTTCGCTGGTCAACAAGAAACTTTCTTAAATATTCGTGGCATTGATAATGTTCTGATTGCAATTAAAGAAGTTTTTGCATCTCTTTATAATGACCGTGCTATTTCTTACCGTGTTCACCAAAACTTTGCACATGACGTTGTAGCGTTATCTGCTGGTGTTCAACGTATGGTTCGTTCTGAAACTGGCGCTGCGGGCGTTATGTTTACACTAGATACTGAATCTGGTTTCCGTGATGCAGTATTTATCACTGCATCTTATGGTTTAGGTGAAATGGTTGTTCAAGGTGCCGTTAACCCTGACGAATTCTATGTATCTAAACCACTTCTTAACGCTGGTAAACATGCAGTTTTACGTCGTAACCTTGGTTCTAAACATCAAAAAATGGTGTATGGCGAAGAAGGTGCTGCTGGTAAATCTGTTGTTGTTGTTGATGTTGAAAAAGCTGATCGTCAACAATTTGCATTGAATGACCAAGAAATTCAAGAATTAGCGAAACAAGCGCTTATCATTGAAAAGCATTATGGTTCACCAATGGACATCGAATGGGCAAAAGATGGCGATGATGGTTTAATCTATATTGTCCAAGCTCGTCCTGAAACTGTAAAAAGCCGTGAAAACGTTGGCACAATGGAACGTTACCTCCTAAAACAAAAAGGTACTGTGATTTGTGAAGGTCGTTCAATTGGTCAACGTATTGGTTCTGGTCGCGTACGTATTGTCACTTCTATTAAAGAAATGGATAAAGTACAAGACGGTGACGTCCTTGTTTCAGACATGACTGACCCAGATTGGGAACCAGTAATGAAGCGTGCTGCAGCAATTATCACTAACCGTGGTGGTCGTACTTGCCATGCTGCAATTATTGCTCGTGAACTTGGCGTTCCCGCAATTGTAGGTTGCGGTAATGCAACCGAAATCTTAGTTGATGGTCAAGAAGTGACTGTTTCTTGTGCTGAAGGTGATACAGGCTTTATTTACGAAGGTTCTTTAGATTTTGAAATTCAAAAGAATTCAGTTGAATCTATGCCAAAGCTTCCGTTCAAAATTATGATGAACGTAGGCAACCCTGACCGTGCATTTGATTTTGCTCAAATTCCAAACGAAGGTATTGGTCTTGCTCGTTTAGAATTCATCATCAACCGTATGATTGGTGTGCATCCTAAAGCATTACTTAATATTGATAGCCTTCCACGCGAAACACGTGCTGCTGTAATGGCTCGTACAGCTGGTTATGCTTCTCCAATCGAGTTCTATGTTGAAAAACTGGTTGAAGGTATTTCTACACTTGCCGCTGCTTTTGCAGATAAACCCGTTATTGTTCGTATGTCTGACTTTAAGTCAAATGAATATGCAAACTTAATTGGTGGTAAATTATACGAGCCAGAAGAAGAGAACCCAATGCTTGGTTTCCGTGGTGCAAGTCGTTATGTTTCTGACAACTTCCGTGATTGCTTCGAATTAGAATGCCGTGCATTGAAAAAAGTTCGTGATGAAATGGGCTTAACTAATGTTCAAATCATGATTCCATTCGTACGTACTGTGGCTGAAGCAAAACGTGTAATTGAACTTCTTGCATTAAATGGTCTTAAGCGTGGTGAAAATGGTCTTAAAGTGATCATGATGTGTGAATTACCAACCAATGCATTATTGGCTGAACAATTCCTTGAGCACTTCGATGGATTCTCTATTGGTTCAAATGACTTAACTCAGTTAACATTAGGTCTAGACCGTGATTCTGGTATCGTATCTCATTTATTTGATGAACGTGATGCAGCTGTTAAAGTCCTTCTTTCTATGGCAATTCAAGCATGCCGTAAAGCAGGTAAATATGTAGGTATCTGTGGTCAAGGTCCTTCAGATCACCCTGATCTTGCTAAATGGTTAATGGAACAAGGTATTGAATCAGTTTCATTGAATCCAGACTCAGTTCTAGATACTTGGTTCTTCCTTTCTGAAAAAAATACTCAACAAGCGTAA
- a CDS encoding RDD family protein, whose translation MQIYLARNNQQAGPYTLEQLNQMLASQQVLLTDLVWHQGMTEWKALGELTQGQFVYQPNIPSSPSEPAPPFNTPNNNQNSTYKAQSTQNRSTDTQAELASLGSRFAAKVIDLLLWLPAFVIPSFFFQAEQQKQLIELQQKLQSATTSNQVEQLQSQLFGMIPMEAYQAMGIYIFIMLIIQAVIISKTGQSIGKRLLKIKIVDAETQAPVSLLRAFTIRSVLFIFLNALLFPFITFLDFAFGLSKKRQTLHDKLAKTIIIKK comes from the coding sequence ATGCAGATTTACTTGGCACGCAATAATCAACAAGCTGGTCCATATACACTTGAACAATTAAATCAAATGTTAGCAAGTCAACAAGTTTTACTAACAGATTTAGTTTGGCATCAAGGTATGACTGAATGGAAGGCGCTAGGTGAACTCACCCAAGGACAATTTGTTTATCAACCAAATATCCCTTCTTCTCCTTCTGAGCCGGCACCTCCGTTTAACACACCAAATAACAATCAAAATAGTACTTACAAGGCTCAATCGACTCAAAATAGATCAACAGACACTCAAGCTGAACTTGCATCATTAGGCTCTCGCTTTGCTGCAAAAGTCATTGATTTACTACTTTGGCTCCCTGCTTTTGTTATTCCTTCTTTTTTCTTTCAAGCAGAACAACAAAAACAATTGATAGAATTACAACAAAAGTTACAATCTGCAACAACATCAAATCAAGTTGAGCAGCTACAAAGTCAACTATTTGGTATGATTCCTATGGAAGCATATCAAGCAATGGGCATATACATTTTCATTATGCTGATTATTCAAGCTGTGATCATTTCAAAAACAGGTCAAAGTATTGGCAAACGTCTACTAAAAATTAAAATTGTAGATGCTGAAACTCAAGCACCAGTCAGTCTACTCAGAGCATTTACAATTCGCTCTGTTCTGTTCATTTTTTTGAATGCCTTGCTCTTTCCATTTATCACTTTTTTAGATTTTGCTTTTGGATTGAGCAAAAAACGTCAAACATTGCACGATAAACTAGCAAAAACAATTATTATAAAAAAATAA
- the cyoA gene encoding ubiquinol oxidase subunit II: MRQTILAVLSLSTLAALLTGCGGDMVLLNSKGPVAEGQSNLMMTAIYLMLLVVIPSALMALWFGWKYRASNKDADYKPTWAHSTAIEVVVWGIPVIIIGILAWLTWWGSHKYDPYRPLESENKPLTVQVIAEQFKWIFIYPEQEIATVNELRFPEKTPLSLRLTSNFTMNSFFIPALGGQIYAMAGMQTHLNLLANETSPADGYRGFSSNYSGYGFSQMHFRAYSVTDAQFAEWVDAIKAGQGTTINPKAIQKPILDQAEFAALRDGNRSKHQIEVLIANAKTPEEKAAAEAMKPYPTKPSPVMYFSTVEKGLFESVINKYMSNYHGADHSATAVEQNAPASEAHVDVEHATASQGE, encoded by the coding sequence ATGAGACAAACAATTTTAGCTGTATTGTCTTTATCAACGCTTGCTGCACTCTTAACTGGGTGTGGTGGTGATATGGTACTTCTAAACTCTAAAGGTCCAGTAGCAGAAGGTCAAAGTAACCTGATGATGACTGCGATCTACTTAATGCTTTTGGTGGTTATTCCATCTGCTTTAATGGCATTATGGTTTGGTTGGAAATATCGCGCGTCAAATAAAGATGCAGACTATAAACCGACTTGGGCACACTCTACTGCAATTGAAGTTGTAGTTTGGGGTATTCCCGTAATTATTATTGGTATTTTAGCTTGGTTAACTTGGTGGGGCTCCCACAAGTATGACCCATACCGCCCTCTTGAATCTGAGAATAAGCCTTTAACTGTTCAAGTGATTGCTGAACAATTTAAATGGATTTTCATCTATCCAGAACAAGAAATTGCAACTGTAAACGAATTACGCTTCCCAGAGAAAACTCCGTTAAGCCTTCGTTTAACATCTAACTTTACGATGAACTCTTTCTTCATCCCAGCGTTAGGTGGACAGATCTATGCAATGGCAGGAATGCAAACTCACCTGAACTTATTGGCAAATGAAACTAGCCCAGCTGATGGCTACCGCGGTTTCTCTTCTAACTATTCAGGTTATGGCTTCTCACAAATGCACTTCCGTGCTTATTCTGTGACTGATGCACAATTTGCTGAATGGGTTGATGCAATCAAAGCAGGTCAAGGTACTACAATTAATCCTAAAGCAATTCAAAAGCCGATCTTAGATCAGGCGGAATTTGCTGCCTTGCGTGATGGCAACCGCTCTAAGCACCAAATTGAAGTACTTATAGCAAATGCAAAAACTCCTGAAGAAAAGGCTGCTGCTGAAGCAATGAAGCCTTATCCAACTAAGCCATCTCCAGTAATGTATTTCTCTACTGTAGAAAAAGGCTTATTTGAATCAGTGATCAATAAATATATGTCTAACTATCATGGTGCTGATCACTCAGCAACTGCGGTAGAACAGAATGCTCCTGCATCTGAAGCACATGTAGATGTTGAACATGCAACTGCTTCTCAAGGAGAATAA
- the cyoB gene encoding cytochrome o ubiquinol oxidase subunit I: MSFLGKLGPEVIPHDPIVLVTVALMVLGGLAVIAGITYFKKWGYLWNEWFTSVDHKKIGIMYIFVSIIMLLRGFADAIMMRLQLFLAKGGGEGYLHPEHYDQIFTAHGVIMIFFVAMGLVVGLMNVSVPLQIGARDVAFPLLNSLSFWLFAGAAGLMMASLAIGEFAATGWMAYPPLSGIEYSPGVGMDYYIWAIQVSGLGTLLTGVNFFVTIIKMRAPGMKLMDMPIFTWTSLITAVLIIATFPVLTATLAMLTLDRYFDFHFFTNDLGGSPMLYVNLIWTWGHPEVYILVLPAFGIYSEVTATFARKTLFGYKSMVYATVAIGVLSLVVWVHHFFTMGAGANVNAFFGIMTMIIAIPTGVKIFSWLFTMYKGRITYTTPMLWTLGFLVTFGIGGLTGVLMAVPPADFLVHNSLFLIAHFHNVIIGGVVFAMFAAIIFYWPKMFGWTLNEAWGKAAFWFWFIGFYVAFMPLYVLGFMGMTRRLNTYDNPEWDPYLAIAFVGSVLILFGLLCFVMQIVVGFLQRKNNMDYTGDVWNSRTLEWSTSSPAPFYNFAHLPKIHGIDTFWTDKENGLAYAKPAKYEDIHMPTNRAAGFVIAMFITIMGFALIWHIWWLVVVTFIASIISFIVSSFTKKVDYYVPAAEVERIENERYALLEKHLKKD; the protein is encoded by the coding sequence ATGAGCTTCTTAGGTAAGTTAGGTCCAGAAGTAATTCCTCACGATCCAATCGTGTTGGTGACTGTTGCACTGATGGTTTTAGGTGGCCTTGCAGTTATTGCAGGTATTACCTATTTCAAAAAATGGGGCTACTTGTGGAACGAATGGTTCACATCTGTAGACCATAAAAAAATTGGTATCATGTATATTTTCGTATCGATTATCATGCTTTTGCGTGGTTTTGCCGATGCGATTATGATGCGTCTTCAACTGTTCCTTGCAAAAGGTGGCGGTGAAGGTTATTTACACCCAGAACACTACGATCAGATCTTCACCGCACACGGTGTAATCATGATTTTCTTCGTGGCAATGGGTCTTGTAGTAGGTTTAATGAACGTTTCTGTACCACTTCAAATTGGTGCACGTGACGTAGCATTCCCGTTATTAAACTCTCTTAGCTTCTGGTTATTCGCTGGTGCTGCTGGTTTAATGATGGCTTCTCTTGCGATTGGTGAATTCGCTGCGACTGGTTGGATGGCATATCCACCACTTTCAGGCATTGAATATTCTCCAGGCGTAGGTATGGACTACTACATCTGGGCGATTCAGGTTTCTGGTCTTGGTACACTTTTAACTGGTGTTAACTTCTTTGTTACCATCATTAAAATGCGTGCACCTGGCATGAAACTTATGGACATGCCTATTTTCACTTGGACGAGTTTAATTACTGCAGTTCTAATCATTGCAACATTCCCAGTATTAACTGCGACTCTTGCAATGCTTACGCTTGACCGTTACTTCGACTTCCACTTCTTTACAAATGACTTGGGTGGTAGCCCAATGTTGTACGTAAACTTGATTTGGACTTGGGGTCACCCAGAAGTATATATCTTGGTATTACCAGCATTTGGTATTTACTCAGAAGTTACTGCAACTTTTGCTCGCAAAACGTTGTTCGGTTACAAGTCAATGGTGTATGCAACTGTAGCAATTGGTGTGTTATCACTAGTTGTTTGGGTTCACCACTTCTTTACAATGGGTGCAGGTGCCAACGTTAACGCGTTCTTCGGTATCATGACCATGATTATTGCGATCCCTACAGGTGTGAAAATCTTCTCTTGGTTATTCACGATGTATAAGGGTCGTATTACGTACACTACCCCAATGCTATGGACACTAGGTTTCCTTGTGACTTTTGGTATCGGTGGTTTAACTGGTGTATTAATGGCGGTTCCACCTGCGGACTTCCTTGTACACAACTCTTTATTCCTTATCGCTCACTTCCATAACGTAATTATTGGTGGTGTTGTATTCGCGATGTTCGCGGCAATCATTTTCTACTGGCCAAAAATGTTTGGTTGGACATTAAATGAAGCTTGGGGTAAAGCTGCATTCTGGTTCTGGTTCATTGGTTTCTATGTAGCATTCATGCCACTTTATGTTCTTGGTTTCATGGGCATGACTCGTCGTTTGAATACTTATGACAACCCTGAATGGGATCCATACTTAGCCATTGCTTTCGTTGGTTCAGTATTAATCTTGTTTGGTTTATTGTGTTTCGTAATGCAAATCGTTGTTGGTTTCTTACAACGCAAAAACAACATGGATTACACTGGTGACGTATGGAATAGCCGTACTCTTGAATGGTCTACTTCTTCACCTGCTCCGTTCTATAACTTTGCTCATCTTCCAAAAATTCATGGTATTGATACTTTCTGGACTGACAAAGAAAATGGTCTTGCTTATGCAAAACCTGCGAAGTATGAAGATATCCATATGCCAACAAACCGTGCTGCGGGCTTTGTAATTGCAATGTTTATTACAATTATGGGCTTTGCTTTAATTTGGCATATTTGGTGGTTAGTAGTTGTTACTTTCATTGCTTCTATCATCAGCTTCATCGTTTCTTCTTTCACGAAGAAAGTGGACTACTATGTTCCAGCTGCTGAAGTTGAACGCATTGAAAATGAACGCTATGCGCTTCTTGAAAAACACTTGAAGAAGGACTAA
- the cyoC gene encoding cytochrome o ubiquinol oxidase subunit III, with the protein MAEVLHHDNHGHDDHHHDDTDITVFGFWTYLMSDLILFGTLFIAFAVLSSHVPVGTPSAKDLFGVSLDFVLTETFALLISSVTFGFAVLAAYKKDVAKVLTWLAITWVFGAIFIGMELYEFSHLVHSGHGPSTSAFLSAFFTLVGTHGIHVTSGLVWMIVLMIQIKKYGLTLPNMRRLACLSLFWHFLDIVWICVFSVVYLLGVI; encoded by the coding sequence ATGGCTGAAGTACTTCATCACGACAACCATGGACACGATGATCATCATCACGATGATACCGACATCACTGTCTTTGGTTTCTGGACTTACTTGATGAGTGACTTGATTTTATTCGGTACACTCTTCATCGCGTTCGCTGTATTAAGCAGCCACGTCCCAGTAGGTACACCAAGTGCAAAAGATTTATTTGGCGTGTCTTTAGACTTCGTCCTAACTGAAACTTTTGCTCTTTTAATTTCTTCTGTAACATTTGGTTTTGCAGTTCTTGCTGCATACAAAAAAGATGTTGCTAAGGTATTAACTTGGTTAGCTATTACTTGGGTATTTGGTGCTATTTTCATTGGCATGGAATTATATGAGTTCTCTCATTTAGTTCATTCTGGTCATGGCCCAAGCACAAGTGCGTTCTTATCTGCGTTCTTCACTTTAGTTGGTACGCATGGTATTCACGTAACTTCTGGTTTGGTTTGGATGATCGTATTAATGATTCAAATCAAAAAATACGGTTTAACACTACCAAATATGCGTCGTCTAGCATGCCTAAGCTTATTCTGGCACTTCCTTGACATCGTTTGGATCTGTGTATTCAGCGTAGTTTACTTACTGGGAGTTATCTAA
- the cyoD gene encoding cytochrome o ubiquinol oxidase subunit IV, with amino-acid sequence MSHDHNSAGAAHGNVKQYTIGFILSIILTIIPFGMVMSGNFEGQRGLLVAVIAITAVAQVLVQLVYFLHMNSSSEQRWNVIAFIYTILTIAILLIGSVWIMNHLHFNMMI; translated from the coding sequence ATGAGTCATGATCATAACTCTGCTGGTGCAGCACACGGTAACGTAAAACAGTATACGATTGGTTTTATCCTTTCTATTATCTTGACTATTATTCCATTTGGAATGGTAATGTCGGGAAATTTTGAAGGACAACGTGGCCTACTCGTTGCTGTCATTGCTATTACAGCAGTTGCTCAGGTTCTTGTTCAATTAGTTTACTTCTTGCACATGAACTCATCTTCAGAACAACGCTGGAACGTGATTGCATTCATTTATACAATTCTTACCATTGCAATCTTATTGATTGGTTCGGTATGGATTATGAATCACTTACACTTCAACATGATGATCTAA
- the cyoE gene encoding heme o synthase, with protein sequence MLKKYLFLTKPGILFGNFVTTLGGFFLAAQGSVDFLLLLITLLGTTFVVASGCVVNNFIDQDIDQKMERTMNRALVKKTITPSVALAFSAALGISGFALLWFFVNVYAFGFAILGFVVYVIFYSLWSKRTSIHQTVIGSISGASPPVIGYTAVANEFDVAALLIFLAYALWQMPHSWGIAIYRFDDYKNAGIPILPVARSIFRTKVESLIYVLLFAAVLNGLYCFGYTNIFFLITFNLLCAYWVYLSIIGFKAENDQVWAKRYFLYSVILITALSISFSFSYVSPAPNLPLF encoded by the coding sequence ATGCTGAAAAAGTATTTATTCCTGACTAAGCCAGGAATTCTCTTTGGTAACTTCGTTACCACTTTGGGCGGCTTTTTCTTAGCCGCCCAAGGTTCTGTAGATTTCCTCCTTTTACTCATTACTCTTCTAGGAACAACATTTGTTGTTGCTTCTGGTTGCGTTGTCAATAATTTCATTGATCAAGACATCGACCAAAAGATGGAACGAACAATGAACCGTGCATTAGTCAAAAAAACTATCACTCCTTCAGTTGCATTGGCATTTTCTGCTGCACTAGGAATTAGTGGCTTTGCGTTATTGTGGTTCTTTGTAAATGTCTATGCTTTCGGTTTTGCTATTCTTGGTTTTGTGGTTTATGTAATTTTTTATAGTCTATGGAGTAAACGTACTTCTATTCACCAAACGGTCATTGGAAGTATCTCTGGCGCAAGCCCTCCAGTAATTGGTTACACTGCTGTTGCAAATGAATTTGATGTTGCCGCATTGCTGATTTTTTTAGCATATGCACTTTGGCAAATGCCACATTCATGGGGAATTGCAATCTACCGCTTTGATGACTATAAAAATGCTGGCATTCCAATTTTACCTGTAGCACGTTCAATTTTTCGCACGAAAGTTGAAAGCTTGATTTATGTCTTGCTCTTTGCTGCGGTGTTAAATGGTTTGTATTGTTTTGGCTATACCAATATATTTTTCTTAATTACGTTCAATCTGCTTTGTGCATATTGGGTTTATTTATCAATTATTGGATTTAAAGCTGAAAATGATCAGGTTTGGGCTAAACGCTATTTCTTATATTCAGTGATTTTAATTACTGCATTAAGTATCAGTTTTAGTTTTAGCTATGTCTCCCCTGCACCTAATTTACCACTGTTTTAA
- a CDS encoding DUF3142 domain-containing protein — MLKMMPYIFSYIALVMLLLPIQKIDAATTRVDANQYSSFWIWGRIQSAPYLQQAKELYILQGEIRLNNTSKQSALIPQSVGVLKIPHQKVWLVYRNHHLQWNNQELAHILKRIQSWENAGNNIQGIQIDFDAQTKNLNEYAIFLQKLRSQLPKKYKLSITGLLDWTNVQNQETLNLLRQNIDELAIQSYQGSTTIPNYQNYLKKISAMKLPYKIGIVQHGIWDKSLNFNSDPNFKGYIVFLLRNELLNK; from the coding sequence ATGCTTAAAATGATGCCTTATATTTTTTCATATATTGCACTCGTAATGCTTTTATTACCTATACAGAAGATAGATGCCGCTACAACACGTGTTGATGCAAACCAATATTCATCATTTTGGATTTGGGGCAGAATTCAATCTGCTCCTTATTTACAACAAGCGAAAGAACTCTATATTTTACAAGGAGAAATTCGTCTAAATAACACTTCAAAGCAATCAGCACTCATTCCTCAAAGTGTTGGAGTTCTTAAAATTCCACATCAAAAAGTTTGGCTTGTATATAGAAACCACCATCTACAATGGAATAATCAAGAATTAGCTCATATTTTAAAACGTATTCAATCATGGGAAAATGCAGGAAATAATATTCAAGGTATTCAAATTGATTTCGATGCGCAAACAAAAAACTTAAATGAATATGCTATTTTTTTACAAAAACTAAGATCACAACTTCCTAAAAAATATAAACTTAGTATTACTGGTCTACTGGATTGGACCAATGTACAAAATCAAGAAACCTTAAACTTACTTCGTCAAAATATTGATGAACTTGCGATTCAAAGCTATCAAGGTTCAACAACTATTCCCAATTATCAGAACTATTTAAAAAAAATCTCTGCGATGAAGTTACCATATAAAATAGGTATCGTTCAGCATGGTATTTGGGATAAGTCATTGAATTTTAATTCTGATCCAAATTTTAAAGGCTATATTGTGTTTTTATTACGCAATGAACTATTAAATAAATAA